From a single Sphaeramia orbicularis chromosome 4, fSphaOr1.1, whole genome shotgun sequence genomic region:
- the LOC115417587 gene encoding transducin-like enhancer protein 4 translates to MDKSQSPLSKSGTPSPSHREALTPGAPGAPGPSTSCLRLVSKAASAADPLGLNGELASPGGFGGALTLSPQISAAASAYSRSPMVAYDSRSHLRAPGLSSSLSGSSGGKP, encoded by the exons ATGGATAAGTCTCAGTCTCCGTTGTCTAAGTCTGGCACCCCGTCCCCGTCGCACCGTGAGGCTCTTACCCCAGGTGCCCCAGGAGCTCCTGGCCCCAGCACCTCCTGCCTTCGCCTGGTCAGCAAAGCAGCCTCGGCTGCAGACCCACTGG GACTGAATGGGGAACTTGCCAGTCCAGGAGGTTTCGGTGGCGCTCTGACTCTCTCCCCACAAATCAGTGCAGCAGCCAGCGCCTATTCCCGAAGCCCCATG GTGGCATATGACTCCCGGTCTCACCTGAGGGCCCCTGGGCTGTCCTCCTCTCTATCAGGTTCTTCTGGTGGCAAGCCGTAa